A genomic region of Plasmodium vivax chromosome 1, whole genome shotgun sequence contains the following coding sequences:
- a CDS encoding glycosyltransferase, putative (encoded by transcript PVX_088230A), giving the protein MERAHGAKDGGSKTLFVTVGSHQFDDLIKQIDTKDFHSFLRRAGFAKMSMQIGQGTYEPQLIYRCSGNGEESLLKRVKFFRYKKDLLKDFQKADLIVSHAGAGTTLEGLRMKKKMLIVVNDKLMGNHQLEFAEFLRSRNYLEVCECLGDLRAHVLRCLRTPAFAPFPAPRPEPFLRDLRALMDGAA; this is encoded by the coding sequence ATGGAGCGAGCGCATGGAGCGAAAGACGGAGGGAGCAAAACCCTGTTCGTCACAGTAGGGTCGCACCAATTCGACGACCTGATAAAGCAGATCGACACGAAGGACTTCCACAGCTTCCTCCGGCGCGCGGGCTTCGCCAAAATGAGCATGCAGATTGGGCAAGGCACCTACGAGCCGCAGCTCATCTACAGGTGTAGCGGCAATGGAGAGGAGTCGCTCCTCAAACGGGTGAAATTCTTTCGATACAAGAAGGACCTACTAAAGGACTTTCAAAAGGCAGACCTCATTGTAAGTCATGCCGGGGCAGGGACCACCCTCGAAGGGCTGcgtatgaagaagaaaatgctAATCGTGGTGAATGACAAATTGATGGGTAACCACCAGTTAGAGTTTGCAGAGTTTTTACGCTCGAGGAACTACTTGGAGGTGTGCGAGTGCTTGGGGGACTTGCGGGCGCACGTGCTGCGGTGCCTGCGGACGCCTGCCTTCGCGCCCTTCCCCGCCCCGCGGCCGGAGCCCTTCCTGCGGGACCTGCGCGCGTTGATGGACGGAGCGGCGTAG
- a CDS encoding ferlin, putative (encoded by transcript PVX_088235A), translating into MNFAKKTQYNIKVDIHEVKDLSFRESANEKEIIPNPYVQVTVNNEKKCTPKKNQAVNVVYNTSFNFSMDLTDYHFQRTSVDVCVLHKYTIQSALIGKCSFGLNYVYSKVQHWMYRIWVRLRNPDLPLDEVGFLLISVGVYGPGDSIPIINDSVKGNISDAVGGADVGGLATGEGPSSGAAVASPGREGDDDHAEFGANKGLDIHITHYDLCVNIFRGQDMDFIGSSMLFSSTLEPYVKVTHNGFEESTKVIRNDPNPVWNLSVHIPTCTPCYDKNVIIELVNGEHNGVVMLSVLLDLFEILKRELHPRWYNIYYNPQNQIAPRSSIYNQNVTPNAPNVSNTGNAPTSANALGNYLFSATAEKLFKNATQGININEILGVTKMQNMFSYDENLKEFYLYGGRILLSVSATKTHAPGPIRIKAARVEPDPPNKEFIFCADIYEILSVRSNHSKGGNYHSESVQGGYNKTYDGSGDSIVCVCGLGPHKLKTPVLLPNEVGSYVLNESTGRINEFRIFLPQSNMGQIYDIFLYIYVKSNLAVTDWITTRRSVYSPGGTLHNSRDMFNTGEANKGMKLNQMSSINKRAEDLFNESDPLSNYKLKSYVRIPFKYLLLSEKRPKWFSMRNVDTSTQDYSISFYANLVPFHLFKKRQPRLEYKLARYFFRALIYEGLHFPAKGYDSFPDPYIRVELAGQTIKTSTILHTLNPNYYEAYEVEVILPTNLNLAPDISIEAFSVNKTFLYNDDDILLGSCTYPIMKVPIEWKRSPVWVSLKSSQYKKCKAKLLVGFELVPLEKVLDESYPFYDDIRPSTLPGHVSLFLVGIRMFKPLKNPSVTVCFGRDVDDTSQFLWHETVSKVISGKEGNWNFLKYFSLDVALPKRMQHHSFLEVRVEDRELSSGFTSTGGNASQPAKATNNNSLIGTAYITLNPLLPWLDKYERNECVELFKLHLLEEVLMEDAERARKSYNSALVYKKSSMVSRKISNGLFDGGGGEEEGLGVTDDEGGEGGEDGYGRGDGGGGGGFHALSLNVLEEGASEAGDTGADDEVVTEAAIELGGPDLDEGEGDETVRTGSHAGGGSLDKDDKREAKKGKKNDDGAAHLDDSAAHLDDGAAQRDTPAPRDAPPSRKKRKNLSKFTNKEYVPYNDPDFANVRIEEALEHVCFKASEYASDPGGSAEENEQGEKDSNASERRRSKLRDISFFKGKNYDEGKEKNPHQMGKKKETKTIYGFSQDALNFQLSIAGDDEQEETQRDEMLYEYEVDMNVDDLPYLRATIFRCTDSGIPEAVGYLKYLCNVYDDSTIHLKKEMLKKCEQLVSEYKLTRNLVVRAYIIQARGLNPPSGATDITTYVWIKNSNEITNIPGGLSHNIKDTGHIKRQGYKPEFNRSYQLLCSFPDESIIQVCIMNQGALSDEVIGYTYIDVEDRYFNPRIRQLMMDDSMPIELRSLKLENSNISHGSLRCWFEIFTEEFAHRNPVKILCSNEPDDYQLRVVIWKVSNVPLDDSPTISLFVRCIYTDDDLEDKRDTDTHYNSKDGKAVFNWRFVYNVKIPTNATSVKVQVHNYALLSSSEPIGEATLDLAAHFYRARKKRALYHIPRFWLPCKHPAHKNKVRGSVEVEACILPKAEAEVDPVGNGRDEPNKDPFLPPVTENRTYVDWVTINEKFGAATASIMHGLKWTGVWIVVAVVVVGVFFLLFLLK; encoded by the exons atgaactTCGCGAAGAAGACGCAGTACAACATCAAGGTGGACATCCACGAAGTGAAGGACCTGAGCTTCCGCGAAAGCGccaacgaaaaggaaatcatCCCCAACCCCTACGTCCAAGTGACCgtaaataatgaaaagaaatgcaCGCCGAAGAAAAACCAAGCGGTGAACGTGGTATATAACACGTCCTTCAACTTCTCCATGGATTTGACTGACTATCATTTCCAGCGAACCAGTGTGGACGTGTGTGTTTTGCACAAATACACCATCCAGAGTGCCCTCATTGGGAAATGCTCCTTCGGGTTAAATTACGTGTACTCTAAGGTGCAGCACTGGATGTATAGAATTTGGGTGCGGTTGAGAAACCCAGATTTGCCCCTCGATGAGGTTGGCTTTCTGCTCATTTCCGTGGGGGTCTACGGCCCCGGCGATTCAATTCCGATCATCAACGATAGTGTGAAGGGGAATATAAGCGACGCTGTGGGGGGGGCGGATGTCGGTGGGTTGGCAACCGGCGAGGGTCCCTCCTCTGGCGCTGCGGTTGCTTCCCCCGGAAGAGAGGGAGACGATGACCACGCCGAATTCGGAGCGAACAAAGGGCTAGACATACACATCACCCACTACGACCTCTGCGTGAACATCTTCCGAGGGCAGGACATGGACTTCATCGGGAGCAGCATGCTGTTTTCGAGTACGTTAGAGCCGTACGTAAAGGTCACCCACAACGGGTTCGAGGAGAGCACAAAGGTGATTAGGAACGACCCCAACCCGGTGTGGAACCTCAGTGTGCACATCCCCACGTGCACCCCATGCTACGACAAGAACGTAATCATTGAATTGGTGAATGGAGAGCATAACGGGGTGGTGATGCTCAGCGTTTTGCTAGACCTGTTTGAAATTTTGAAACGGGAGCTGCACCCAAGATGGTACAACATATACTACAACCCGCAGAATCAGATTGCCCCGAGAAGTAGTATTTATAACCAGAACGTCACTCCTAATGCACCCAATGTAAGTAACACTGGCAATGCCCCGACATCCGCTAATGCACTAGGGAATTATCTCTTCTCGGCGACGGCGGAAAAGTTGTTCAAAAATGCAACACAAGgaattaatattaatgaaattCTGGGAGTTAccaaaatgcaaaacatgTTTTCTTACGACGAAAATTTGAAGGAGTTCTACCTCTACGGGGGGAGGATCCTCCTCAGCGTAAGTGCCACCAAAACGCATGCACCGGGGCCTATACGCATCAAAGCAGCGAGGGTAGAACCGGACCCACCCAATAAGGAATTCATCTTCTGCGCCGACATCTACGAAATATTGTCCGTAAGGAGTAACCacagcaaaggggggaactaCCACTCAGAGAGTGTGCAAGGGGGATATAACAAAACGTATGATGGCAGTGGGGATAGCATCGTTTGCGTGTGCGGGTTAGGTCCACACAAACTGAAGACACCTGTGCTGCTGCCAAACGAGGTAGGGTCGTACGTGCTGAACGAGAGCACCGGAAGGATAAATGAGTTTAGGATCTTCCTACCACAGAGTAATATGGGCCAAATATAtgacatttttctttacatcTACGTGAAGTCAAACTTAGCCGTAACGGATTGGATAACCACCCGGAGGAGCGTCTACAGCCCTGGGGGGACACTACACAACAGTAGGGACATGTTCAACACAGGGGAGGCAAACAAGGGGATGAAGCTGAACCAGATGAGCTCCATAAATAAGCGGGCGGAAGATCTTTTCAACGAATCGGACCCTCTAAGCAATTACAAATTAAAGAGTTACGTAAGAATCCCTTTTAAGTACCTACTCCTTAGTGAGAAAAGGCCCAAATGGTTTTCCATGAGGAATGTGGACACTAGTACCCAGGATTATAGCATCTCGTTCTACGCCAACCTGGTTCCCTTTCACTTGTTTAAGAAAAGGCAACCGCGATTGGAATACAAGCTGGCTAGGTACTTCTTCCGAGCGTTAATCTACGAAGGGTTGCACTTCCCCGCCAAGGGCTACGACTCCTTTCCGGATCCCTACATAAGGGTGGAGCTCGCAGGGCAGACCATAAAGACGAGTACCATCTTGCACACCCTCAACCCGAATTATTACGAGGCGTACGAAGTGGAGGTGATTCTTCCAACTAACTTGAATCTCGCCCCGGACATATCGATTGAGGCCTTTTCTGTTAATAAGACGTTCCTCTACAATGATGATGATATCCTCCTAGGCTCCTGTACGTACCCCATCATGAAGGTCCCCATCGAATGGAAGCGGTCTCCTGTTTGGGTTAGCCTGAAATCGTCTCAGTATAAGAAGTGTAAGGCGAAGCTCCTGGTTGGGTTCGAGTTGGTACCCTTGGAGAAGGTCCTAGACGAGAGCTACCCCTTTTATGATGACATAAGACCGTCTACTTTGCCGGGGCACGTGTCTCTCTTCCTCGTTGGCATACGCATGTTCAAACCGTTAAAGAACCCCTCCGTGACCGTCTGCTTCGGGAGAGACGTCGACGATACGTCGCAGTTTCTGTGGCATGAAACCGTTAGTAAGGTCATCTCTGGGAAGGAGGGCAATTGGAACTTCCTTAAGTACTTCTCCCTAGATGTGGCTTTGCCCAAGCGGATGCAACACCATAGCTTTTTAGAAGTTCGCGTAGAGGATAGGGAACTCTCTTCTGGGTTCACGTCCACAGGGGGCAATGCCTCCCAGCCAGCCAAGGCCACCAACAATAACAGCCTGATCGGCACAGCGTACATCACGCTGAACCCGTTACTTCCATGGCTAGACAAATACGAAAGGAACGAGTGCGTCGAGCTTTTCAAATTGCATCTGCTGGAGGAGGTTCTAATGGAAGATGCAGAGAGGGCACGCAAATCTTATAACAGTGCTCTGGTGTATAAGAAGAGCTCCATGGTTTCGAGGAAAATTAGCAATGGGCTGTTTGATggcgggggaggagaagaggaagggtTGGGGGTCACGGATgatgaggggggagaaggaggagaggaTGGCTACGGACGGGGCGATGgcggcggagggggggggttccACGCCTTGTCTCTGAATGTGCTGGAGGAGGGCGCGTCCGAGGCGGGCGACACGGGGGCGGATGACGAGGTCGTCACGGAGGCGGCCATCGAGCTGGGCGGGCCGGACCTGGACGAGGGCGAGGGCGACGAGACGGTCCGCACGGGGAgccacgcgggggggggcagcctcGATAAGGACGACAAGAGGGAGGCCAAGAAGGGCAAGAAGAACGACGATGGTGCCGCTCACCTTGACGATAGCGCCGCTCACCTCGACGATGGTGCCGCTCAACGCGATACCCCCGCTCCCCGCGATGCCCCCCCTagcaggaagaaaaggaagaacctGAGCAAATTCACCAACAAGGAGTACGTCCCCTACAACGACCCCGATTTCGCGAACGTGCGGATAGAGGAGGCGCTGGAGCACGTGTGCTTCAAGGCGAGCGAGTACGCGAGCGACCCGGGGGGGAGTGCGGAGGAGAACGAGCAGGGAGAGAAGGACAGCAACGCGAGcgaaaggaggaggagcaagCTTAGAGACATCAGCTTTTTCAAAGGGAAGAACTACGACGaagggaaggagaaaaatcctcatcaaatggggaaaaaaaaagagacaaaAACCATATACGGGTTCAGCCAAGATGCACTGAACTTCCAACTATCTATCGCGGGAGATGACGAGCAGGAGGAGACACAGAGAGATGAGATGCTTTACGAGTACGAAGTAGATATGAATGTAGATGACCTACCCTACCTACGAGCCACCATATTTAGATGCACCGATTCGGGGATACCAGAAGCGGTAGGCTACCTCAAGTACCTCTGCAATGTGTATGACGATAGCACCATTCaccttaaaaaggaaatgttaaaaaaatgtgagcagTTGGTGAGTGAGTATAAGCTGACTCGTAACTTAGTGGTGAGAGCTTACATCATCCAAGCGAGGGGGTTGAATCCTCCCTCTGGAGCAACCGATATAACTACCTACGTGTGGATTAAGAACAGCAATGAAATCACCAACATCCCTGGAGGGCTGTCCCACAATATTAAAGATACGGGGCATATTAAGAGACAAGGGTACAAGCCCGAATTTAACAGATCCTACCAGCTGTTGTGCTCCTTCCCAGATGAATCCATCATACAGGTATGCATCATGAATCAAGGCGCTCTATCAGATGAGGTCATTGGCTACACATACATAGATGTAGAAGACCGGTACTTTAACCCTCGCATAAGGCAACTGATGATGGATGACAGCATGCCAATAGAGTTAAGGTCCCTTAAATTAGAAAACAGTAACATCTCCCATGGGTCGCTAAGATGCTGGTTTGAGATTTTCACTGAAGAATTCGCTCACAGGAACCCAGTAAAGATCTTATGCTCTAACGAACCAGATGACTACCAATTGAGGGTAGTCATCTGGAAGGTCAGCAACGTTCCTCTGGATGATAGCCCCACCATTAGTCTCTTCGTCAGATGCATCTACACAGACGACGATTTGGAAGACAAGCGAGATACAGATACCCACTATAACAGCAAGGACGGGAAGGCCGTGTTCAACTGGCGATTCGTTTATAACGTGAAGATCCCCACCAACGCCACCAGCGTCAAGGTGCAGGTGCACAACTACGCCCTGCTCTCCTCCAGCGAGCCCATCGGCGAGGCCACGCTCGACCTCGCCGCGCACTTCTACCGCGCCAGGAAGAAGCGCGCCCTCTACCACATCCCCAG gttCTGGCTGCCGTGCAAGCACCCCGCCCACAAGAACAAGGTGCGCGGCAGCGTCGAGGTCGAGGCGTGCATCCTGCCCAAGGCGGAGGCGGAGGTCGACCCCGTGGGCAACGGCCGGGACGAGCCCAACAAGGAccccttcctcccccccgtcaCGGAGAACAGGACCTACGTCGACTGGGTCACCATCAACGAGAAGTTCGGGGCCGCCACGGCGTCCATCATGCACGGCCTCAAGTGGACAG GCGTCTGGATCGTCGTGGCCGTCGTCGTCGTCGGTGTGTTTTTCCTGCTCTTCCTTTTGAAGTGA
- a CDS encoding hypothetical protein, conserved (encoded by transcript PVX_088240A) yields METGQLKLFLFSLLVCLFAALTFYKRFRYTFYRNYEEQKLSLYSEESFYFSFFDDIVKSETYLEGLKLLLRDDRSEYPNTINAIRRFNIYPEVVLGTVWRVFNLKESFLTPFNFYVYAGRSYISGAIFLMLFFSCYREKFIMRLSAFPLRENFASVYMWCNILLIYAILRERKFSVFVTLTHVVALFGLDLLGFDIQKELRSILLTFSCSYVASLVATFFPRYLMCTYLPFVLAAIITTNAIYRRGGGSTSGGRGKPAPNQRDGAPCTLPLQFPHFRSRVMFVLKKGVTSIVIFLLLRLTTLGMEKDDSHVLSLLKVRLHLGSHNFDSMIYSVGSEFNPFTRHMFGMIRETSLFDYFVFFSVILLICAANWVAGGDHLEAFEAHFLYVVIQFICFALLALMISRLRVLALPLMCLLSSLVGSPHLLGDVYRVTRQNLRLGPGKKGLSRLVIQAICLLECAYPFAKYFPTYEYLNLAGDDPVNIQKNLDLVVWLRQNLKEGEPIITDIPTSSFLRSTTNFKMVLNPHYENVAMRRRVQDYYMFSSCLPFSDAKRYYYDRYKVRYFVANIYRCASTSSQVTNAFNVAEFVGSNYARCRHKTSMKFCQRVLYDDRNYKTLYRNGKFSVIYFDPIDVRDDSPYERFDEGKYADVKFYIPWLARCMQTDSKCQEHVVDVARSHLDILRYSKIGFALYQFVERTFLSGQTSDSFGGADLLPVGSHPPEEAPHGGHNLHTIFHLAEFYDYDVLDKRKAGELYRRAIQLIAREERAKRAQRVDQADQADQTDGADRADHPPLTVPPLVPFVPIAKRMQMLTSYIYFLLDTAPSAGRADILNLYENLHLLVLVAGSALDDGFYYEGGEAVGWGDPSIRGSPPADPPQASQTIRRTFNAGDLDQVVTLLCENAVYLYRIKGENPRYVSIYKKMWRLVLRVSHMDECVLRNYHLLEGRRLGLLDYLAFFYLYR; encoded by the exons ATGGAAACGGGCCAGCTGaagctcttcctcttctccttgCTTGTGTG CCTCTTCGCAGCGCTCACCTTCTACAAACGCTTCAGATACACCTTTTATAGAAACTATGAGGAGCAGAAGCTGTCTCTCTACTCGGAG gaatctttttatttctccttttttgatgACATTGTTAAATCGGAGACCTACCTGGAGGGCCTCAAGCTGCTGCT ACGCGATGACCGGAGCGAGTACCCCAACACGATCAATGCCATTCGGCGCTTCAACATTTACCCCG AGGTTGTCCTCGGAACAGTCTGGAGGGTGTTTAACTTAAAGGAGAGCTTCCTAACTCCCTTCAATTTTTACGTCTACGCAG GACGGTCCTACATCTCGggcgccatttttttgatgctctttttttcctgctaTAGGGAGAAGTTCATCATGCGACTGTCAG cgtTCCCACTGAGAGAGAACTTCGCCTCAGTCTACATGTGGTGCAACATCCTACTCATTTATGCGATTCTGCGGGAGAGGAAG TTTTCCGTTTTCGTGACGCTGACCCACGTGGTGGCTCTGTTCGGGCTGGACCTCCTCGGATTTGACATTCAGAAGGAGTTGCGCAGCATCCTCTTGACCTTCTCCTGCTCTTATGTAGCTTCTCTGGTGGCGACCTTCTTCCCGCGTTATTTGATGTGCACCTATTTGCCATTCGTTCTGGCGGCGATCATTACCACGAATGCAATTTACCGAAGGGGTGGCGGTAGTACCAGtgggggaagaggcaaacCAGCTCCTAACCAAAGGGATGGTGCCCCTTGCACACTGCCCCTCCAGTTCCCACACTTTAGAAGCCGAGTGATGTTCGTGCTGAAGAAGGGGGTCACGTCCATAGTGATCTTCCTCCTACTCCGACTGACTACCTTAGGAATGGAAAAGGATGACTCGCACGTTCTGTCTCTTCTAAAGGTGCGTCTGCATCTGGGTAGCCACAATTTCGACAGCATGATCTACAGTGTGGGTTCAGAATTTAACCCGTTCACCAGACACATGTTCGGCATGATAAGGGAGACCTCCCTCTTCGACTACTTCGTCTTCTTCAGTGTGATTCTGCTGATTTGCGCGGCGAATTGGGTTGCAG GGGGTGACCACCTCGAAGCCTTCGAGGCGCATTTCCTCTACGTGGTGATCCAGTTCATCTGCTTCGCCCTGCTGGCGCTCATGATCTCTCGGCTGCGCGTCCTGGCCCTGCCGCTGATGTGCCTGCTCAGCAGCCTGGTGGGGTCTCCCCACCTGCTCGGGGACGTCTACAGGGTGACGCGGCAGAATCTCCGTCTCGG GCCCGGCAAGAAGGGGCTGTCCCGCCTGGTCATCCAGGCGATATGCCTGCTCGAGTGCGCCTACCCATTCGCCAAGTACTTCCCAACGTACGAGTACCTCAACCTGGCGGGAGACGACCCAGTCAACATCCAGAAGAACCTAGATCTGGTTGTGTGGCTTCGGCAGAACCTAAAGGAAGGAGAACCCATTATCACGGACATCCCTACATCTAGCTTCCTCCGATCGACCACCAACTTCAAAATGGTTCTGAACCCACATTACGAAAATGTAGCCATGCGAAGGAGAGTACAAGACTACTACATGTTTTCTTCGTGCCTACCCTTTAGTGATGCGAAGAGGTACTACTACGACCGATATAAGGTCCGCTACTTCGTGGCCAACATTTATAGATGCGCTTCTACATCTAGCCAAGTCACAAACGCTTTCAACGTTGCCGAATTCGTGGGTTCTAATTATGCCAGATGTAGACACAAAACGAGCATGAAGTTCTGCCAGAGGGTTCTGTACGACGATAGGAATTATAAGACCCTCTATAGAAACGGAAAGTTCAGcgtcatttattttgatcCCATAGATGTGAGGGATGATTCCCCGTATGAGCGGTTCGACGAGGGGAAGTACGCAGATGTGAAGTTTTATATCCCCTGGCTAGCCAGATGCATGCAGACGGATTCGAAGTGTCAAGAACACGTTGTGGACGTGGCTAGGTCCCACCTAGATATCCTCAGATACAGCAAAATTGGGTTCGCCCTCTACCAGTTTGTGGAGAGGACCTTCCTATCGGGGCAAACTTCAGATTCATTCGGGGGGGCTGATCTTCTCCCCGTGGGGTCCCACCCCCCCGAAGAAGCACCCCACGGGGGGCACAACCTGCACACGATTTTCCACCTGGCCGAGTTCTACGACTACGATGTGCTCGACAAGAGGAAGGCGGGCGAGCTGTACAGGCGGGCCATCCAGCTGATCGCGCGAGAGGAGCGAGCCAAGCGAGCTCAGCGAGTAGACCAAGCAGATCAAGCGGATCAAACCGATGGAGCCGACCGAGCCGATCACCCCCCCTTGACCGTCCCCCCACTCGTCCCCTTCGTCCCCATAGCTAAACGCATGCAGATGCTCACCTCCTACATCTACTTCCTCCTGGACACGGCGCCCTCCGCGGGCCGGGCGGACATCCTGAATCTGTATGAGAACCTGCACCTCCTTGTGCTCGTCGCGGGTTCTGCGCTGGACGACGGGTTCTACTACgaagggggtgaagcggtagGGTGGGGCGACCCCTCCATTCGAGGCTCACCTCCAGCGGATCCACCACAGGCGAGTCAAACGATCAGAAGAACATTCAACGCAGGGGACCTCGACCAAGTGGTAACTCTCCTCTGCGAAAATGCAGTCTACCTCTACAGAATTAAAGGAGAGAACCCAAGGTACGtttctatttataaaaaaatgtggcgGCTGGTTCTGCGCGTCTCCCACATGGATGAGTGCGTCTTGCGGAATTATCATTTGCTGGAGGGCAGGCGGCTTGGCCTCCTGGACTACCTGGCCTTCTTCTACCTCTACCGGTGA
- a CDS encoding hypothetical protein, conserved (encoded by transcript PVX_088245A) yields the protein MKTKKTARQSARQIAGRLKQIERECRQLSKHIRRVGEERKSFELTTALLKKYHSYVDSNLMNDLSIFPSSSAFVKSCGIVFSSKTVWEDPDEEDGDDNGDTVGQTDGKEEPHSRSPPDSCINSMGKGKVLSSFINKTESKCNPFYHFVSNVRRLFSLGEKEEEPNERGTTDEGKSERMTPFKFRCLVKAKRIVLYTCVCPQCEKNFYLLMRRSGRGKVAPRVLPPAQFAAVISHLREQRGGIPHMDIPHMDVAHLAPHEAGEHFCSCYVGMDEGGGGLFGDADVLAYL from the exons atgaaaacaaaaaagacgGCGCGCCAAAGCGCCAGGCAGATCGCAGGCCGCCTCAAACAAATCGAACGGGAGTGTCGCCAATTAAGCAAACACATTAGGAGAGTAGGAGAAGAGAGGAAGTCATTCGAATTAACCACCGCGTTGCTGAAGAAGTACCACTCGTACGTGGATAGTAATTTGATGAACGACCTCTCCATTTTCCCCTCAAGCAGTGCCTTTGTAAAGAGCTGTGGGATTGTTTTTTCATCGAAAACGGTTTGGGAGGACCCAGACG AAGAAGATGGCGATGACAATGGCGATACCGTTGGCCAAACTGATGGGAAGGAAGAACCGCACAGCAGAAGCCCCCCCGACTCGTGCATTAACTCTAtgggaaagggaaaggtCCTCTCCTCCTTCATTAACAAAACTGAGAGCAAGTGCAACCCCTTTTACCACTTCGTAAGCAATGTGAGGAGGCTTTTCTCCCTcggcgaaaaggaggaagaaccaAACGAAAGGGGAACAACTGACGAAGGGAAAAGCGAACGCATGACCCCCTTCAAATTTCGATGCCTAGTTAAGGCCAAAAGAATTGTCCTTTACACCTGTGTGTGTCCGCAGTGCGAAAagaatttttaccttttgatgaggaggagcggcagggGGAAGGTCGCGCCCAGGGTTTTGCCCCCCGCCCAATTTGCCGCTGTGATTTCCCACTTGAGGGAGCAGAGGGGGGGCATCCCTCACATGGACATCCCTCACATGGACGTCGCTCACCTGGCCCCCCACGAAGCTGGCGAGCACTTTTGCAGCTGCTACGTGGGGATGGACGAGGGGGGCGGCGGCCTCTTCGGCGACGCCGATGTGCTGGCCTACCTGTGA